One window of the Camelina sativa cultivar DH55 chromosome 1, Cs, whole genome shotgun sequence genome contains the following:
- the LOC104779396 gene encoding F-box/FBD/LRR-repeat protein At3g14710-like has protein sequence MHPETKQACLVKVPSSKKARLCSDQNFEDKFSSLHESIVSRILSHLPTVEAVSTSVLSKSWRNMWTSITELQFDDKMHRDPTDSRFTDFVDRVIGNIGSHHINSFHLSSVNSYDEAFVISWLSEVLKRNLQRLVITCHELDSVNFSPLFPSFGSLVELRLRTKSIIDISAPALLPNLKFLSLEDARIFNLSSVSTNLVLNFPVLETFEASYSRCFRTDTVILDSPLLRIFEMFKCTSVHVPNASQVCKIRVLASNLEKITFSGNDSRKILLSFPPSLPEAYLALSRSHWSKKFLSSFTCVRSLGLELSKDFHVFTLPKFRQLVYLHLIYDMTRYFILAQFLEAAPILEMLSIRDLTSPRSSPTEKFLKELRSEESPDCIRTMLKVLQIRNFKPNRLQTSVLRCVMENAGILGSVILSSPNPITEEAKAQILSYPKASPHAPVFFE, from the exons ATGCATCCCGAGACAAAACAAGCGTGTTTAGTGAAGGTTCCATCTTCCAAGAAGGCTCGCCTATGCAGTGATCAGAACTTTGAAGATAAGTTCAGCAGCTTGCATGAGAGTATTGTTAGCAGAATTCTAAGCCATCTTCCAACTGTAGAAGCTGTTAGTACTTCTGTGTTGTCAAAGTCATGGAGGAACATGTGGACAAGCATCACAGAGTTACAGTTTGATGATAAAATGCATAGGGATCCGACTGATTCTCGATTTACTGACTTTGTTGATCGTGTGATTGGCAACATTGGAAGTCATCATATTAACAGCTTCCATCTATCTTCTGTTAATTCTTACGATGAGGCTTTTGTAATCTCGTGGTTGTCTGAGGTTCTAAAGCGCAACCTTCAGAGACTTGTTATCACTTGCCACGAACTTGACAGCGTAAACTTTTCACCACTGTTTCCTAGTTTTGGTTCTCTTGTGGAGTTAAGGCTTCGTACAAAGAGCATTATTGACATTTCGGCTCCAGCTCTTCTCCCTAATCTTAAGTTCTTGAGTCTCGAGGATGCTAGAATCTTCAACTTGTCTTCCGTCTCAACGAACCTCGTTCTGAACTTCCCTGTCTTGGAAACTTTTGAAGCCTCTTATAGCCGCTGCTTTAGAACTGATACTGTGATCCTAGATTCTCCATTGCTCAGGATCTTTGAGATGTTCAAGTGTACCTCTGTACACGTACCAAATGCTTCTCAAGTGTGTAAGATCAGGGTGTTAGCTTCAAACCTTGAGAAAATCACTTTCTCCGGGAACGATTCCCGaaagattcttctttcttttccacCGTCTTTACCTGAAGCTTATCTTGCCCTCAGCAGATCACATTGGTCCAAGAAGTTTCTAAGTAGCTTCACGTGCGTGAGGAGTTTGGGGCTCGAG CTTAGCAAGGATTTTCATGTGTTCACATTACCCAAATTCAGACAGTTGGTTTACCTGCATTTGATATACGACATGACACGGTATTTTATATTAGCACAGTTCCTCGAAGCCGCACCAATACTCGAAATGCTCAGCATCCGC GACCTGACATCTCCTCGTTCATCCCCTACTGAAAAGTTCTTGAAGGAACTACGTTCAGAAGAATCCCCGGACTGCATTCGAACAATGCTCAAGGTCCTGCAAATCAGGAATTTTAAGCCAAACAGGCTGCAGACATCAGTGTTGAGGTGCGTGATGGAGAACGCTGGGATTCTTGGATCAGTCATCCTTTCCTCGCCCAATCCGATCACAGAAGAAGCTAAAGCACAGATCTTGTCTTATCCTAAAGCCTCACCTCATGCCCCTGTCTTTTTCGAATGA
- the LOC104779399 gene encoding mitogen-activated protein kinase 19-like, whose amino-acid sequence MMQQGQEKKNMKEVEFFTEYGDANRYRILEVIGKGSYGVVCAAIDTHTGEKVAIKKINDVFEHVSDALRILREVKLLRLLRHPDIVEIKSIMLPPSKREFKDIYVVFELMESDLHQVIKANDDLTREHHQFFLYQMLRALKYMHTANVYHRDLKPKNILANANCKLKVCDFGLARVAFNDTPTTVFWTDYVATRWYRAPELCGSFCSKYTPAIDIWSIGCIFAEVLTGKPLFPGKSVVHQLDLITDLLGTPKSETIAGVRNEKARKYLNEMRKKNLVPFSQKFPNADPLALRLLQRLLAFDPKDRPTAAEALADPYFKCLAKVEREPSCQPISKMEFEFERRRLTKDDIRELIYKEILEYHPQLLKDYMNSESSSFLYPSAIGHLRKQFAYLEENSGKSGPVIPPERKHTSLPRSSVHSSAVNSNAQPSLNASDTRRVPFEPPRNGIVPSTSAYSTKPLGPPPRVPSGRPGRVVESSVTYENDRNLKESSYDARTSYYRSTVLPPQTVSPNYFFHPNSMNQEKHGGTAAASQPKPQFVPSQCNSVKPAELNPNPYVQSQHKVGIDAKLLQAQSQFGPAGAAAVAVAARRNMGAVGYGMS is encoded by the exons ATGATGCAACAAGGTCAGGAGAAGAAG AACATGAAGGAGGTGGAGTTTTTCACAGAGTATGGTGATGCTAACCGTTATAGGATTCTTGAAGTTATTGGGAAAGGAAGCTATGGAGTTGTTTGTGCTGCTATTGATACACATACTGGAGAGAAAGTTGCTATTAAGAAGATTAATGATGTCTTTGAACATGTCTCTGATGCTCTCCGTATCCTCCGTGAGGTTAAGCTTCTTAGGCTCTTGAGACACCCTGATATCGTTGAAATCAAAAGCATCATGTTGCCGCCTTCCaaaagagagttcaaagatatatatgttGTGTTTGAGCTTATGGAATCTGATCTTCACCAAGTCATCAAAGCTAATGATGACTTGACTCGTGAGCACCAtcagttttttctttatcaGATGCTTCGTGCTTTGAAGTACATGCATACAG CTAATGTTTACCATCGTGATCTTAAACCGAAGAACATCTTGGCCAATGCAAACTGCAAGTTGAAAGTCTGTGACTTTGGACTAGCAAGAGTGGCGTTTAATGATACACCTACAACAGTCTTTTGGACG GATTATGTTGCCACAAGATGGTACAGGGCACCTGAGCTCTGTGGATCATTCTGTTCTAAG TACACTCCAGCAATTGACATTTGGAGCATTGGCTGCATCTTTGCTGAGGTATTAACAGGGAAACCTTTGTTTCCTGGAAAAAGTGTCGTCCATCAGTTAGACTTAATTACCGATCTTCTTGGCACACCAAAATCAGAGACCATTGCTGGA GTTCGAAATGAAAAGGCTAGAAAATATTTGAACGAAATGAGGAAGAAAAATCTTGTCCCCTTTTCGCAAAAATTTCCTAATGCTGATCCTTTAGCATTGCGCCTTTTGCAAAGACTGCTGGCTTTTGATCCAAAGGATAGGCCGACTGCTGCAGAG GCGCTGGCTGATCCTTACTTTAAGTGTCTTGCTAAGGTTGAAAGAGAGCCTTCTTGTCAGCCGATCTCGAAGATGGAATTTGAGTTTGAAAGACGAAGGTTGACAAAGGATGACATCAGAGAACTAATATACAAGGAGATACTAGAATACCATCCGCAGCTGCTCAAGGATTATATGAACTCTGAAAGCTCAAGTTTTCTATATCCTAG TGCCATCGGTCACTTGAGGAAACAATTTGCGTACCTAGAGGAAAATAGTGGCAAAAGTGGGCCAGTCATACCTCCAGAGAGGAAGCATACTTCACTTCCACG ATCTTCAGTTCACTCCAGTGCAGTAAACTCCAACGCTCAACCCAGTTTGAATGCATCAGACACTCGACGCGTTCCTTTCGAGCCTCCAAGAAATGGAATAGTTCCATCAACTTCAGCATATTCAACTAAACCTTTAGGGCCTCCACCAAGAGTACCATCAG GTAGACCAGGCCGTGTTGTGGAATCATCTGTAACTTATGAAAATGACAGAAACCTCAAAGAGTCGTCCTATGATGCAAGGACATCATATTACAGAAGCACGGTACTCCCTCCACAGACGGTATCTCCTAACTATTTCTTCCATCCTAACTCCATGAACCAAGAGAAGCACGGTGGTACAGCTGCTGCTTCTCAACCAAAACCGCAGTTTGTCCCCTCCCAATGCAACTCCGTGAAGCCAGCTGAGCTGAACCCAAACCCTTATGTCCAATCACAGCACAAGGTGGGTATTGATGCTAAGCTGTTGCAGGCACAATCCCAATTCGGTCCTGCTGGAGCTGCCGCGGTTGCAGTAGCAGCACGCCGGAACATGGGCGCAGTTGGGTATGGCATGTCTTAG
- the LOC104779401 gene encoding protein Jade-1-like isoform X2 produces the protein MDAGQYQDLPPLKRYRLMQRDLEAAQQNQPDAKSLQLPAKKRKQTRVDYDEDTENSNPTYRCLPAKKRIWAVDPDLLSGNPFSSFDLNIEYKPSVEESSIEKKSTLVVESSLEVEEDDDKENPLGNVKVLDLELEDREEVEDEDGIMCSVCQSTDGDPTNPIVFCDGCDLMVHASCYGNPLVKAIPEGDWFCRMCMSSKKNPVSCCLCTTKGGAMKPTNDGRWAHITCALFVPEVYFEDPEGREGICCSEIPSKRWKDRCYLCKDRRGCVIECSEMRCQLAFHVTCGLKEDLCIEYREGKKTCGIVVGFCNEHTKLWERESGKYRIVARDEDKK, from the exons ATGGATGCTGGTCAGTATCAAGATCTGCCTCCTCTCAAAAGATACAGACTGATGCAACGAGATCTCGAAGCTGCGCAACAGAACCAACCAGACGCGAAGTCGTTGCAGTTGCCGGCCAAGAAGAGGAAGCAAACTCGAGTCGACTACGACGAAGACACCGAGAACTCTAACCCTACCTACCGTTGTCTTCCGGCGAAGAAAAGGATCTGGGCGGTTGATCCTGATCTGCTCTCGGGTAACCCATTTTCATCTTTTGATCTGAATATAGAGTATAAGCCTTCTGTTGAGGAGAGTTCAATAGAGAAAAAGTCAACTCTAGTGGTTGAATCGAGTCTagaggtagaagaagatgatgataaagagAATCCTCTAGGGAATGTAAAAGTGTTGGATCTAGAACTAGAAGAtagagaagaagtagaagatgaagatgggATTATGTGTTCTGTATGTCAAAGTACAGATGGTGATCCAACAAATCCAATTGTGTTCTGTGATGGTTGTGATTTGATGGTTCATGCTTCCTGTTATGGGAATCCTCTTGTTAAGGCTATACCAGAAGGTGATTGGTTTTGTAGAATGTGTATGTCTTCGAAGAAGAATCCAGTCTCTTGCTGTTTGTGTACAACTAAAGGTGGAGCGATGAAACCTACGAATGATGGTCGATGGGCTCACATCACTTGCGCGTTGTTTGTGCCTGAGGTTTATTTTGAGGATCCTGAAGGAAGGGAAGGGATTTGTTGCAGTGAGATACCGAGTAAGAGATGGAAAGATAGGTGTTATCTGTGTAAGGATAGGCGCGGGTGTGTTATTGAGTGTTCGGAGATGAGATGTCAGTTGGCTTTTCATGTTACTTGTGGGTTGAAGGAGGATCTTTGTATTGAGTATCGTGAAGGCAAGAAGACTTGTGGTATTGTTGTTGGTTTCTGCAATGAGCATACCAAACTATGGGAAAGG GAAAGTGGGAAGTACAGGATTGTTGCTAGAGATGAAGATAAAAAGTAG
- the LOC104779401 gene encoding protein Jade-1-like isoform X1 — MDAGQYQDLPPLKRYRLMQRDLEAAQQNQPDAKSLQLPAKKRKQTRVDYDEDTENSNPTYRCLPAKKRIWAVDPDLLSGNPFSSFDLNIEYKPSVEESSIEKKSTLVVESSLEVEEDDDKENPLGNVKVLDLELEDREEVEDEDGIMCSVCQSTDGDPTNPIVFCDGCDLMVHASCYGNPLVKAIPEGDWFCRMCMSSKKNPVSCCLCTTKGGAMKPTNDGRWAHITCALFVPEVYFEDPEGREGICCSEIPSKRWKDRCYLCKDRRGCVIECSEMRCQLAFHVTCGLKEDLCIEYREGKKTCGIVVGFCNEHTKLWERQQESGKYRIVARDEDKK; from the exons ATGGATGCTGGTCAGTATCAAGATCTGCCTCCTCTCAAAAGATACAGACTGATGCAACGAGATCTCGAAGCTGCGCAACAGAACCAACCAGACGCGAAGTCGTTGCAGTTGCCGGCCAAGAAGAGGAAGCAAACTCGAGTCGACTACGACGAAGACACCGAGAACTCTAACCCTACCTACCGTTGTCTTCCGGCGAAGAAAAGGATCTGGGCGGTTGATCCTGATCTGCTCTCGGGTAACCCATTTTCATCTTTTGATCTGAATATAGAGTATAAGCCTTCTGTTGAGGAGAGTTCAATAGAGAAAAAGTCAACTCTAGTGGTTGAATCGAGTCTagaggtagaagaagatgatgataaagagAATCCTCTAGGGAATGTAAAAGTGTTGGATCTAGAACTAGAAGAtagagaagaagtagaagatgaagatgggATTATGTGTTCTGTATGTCAAAGTACAGATGGTGATCCAACAAATCCAATTGTGTTCTGTGATGGTTGTGATTTGATGGTTCATGCTTCCTGTTATGGGAATCCTCTTGTTAAGGCTATACCAGAAGGTGATTGGTTTTGTAGAATGTGTATGTCTTCGAAGAAGAATCCAGTCTCTTGCTGTTTGTGTACAACTAAAGGTGGAGCGATGAAACCTACGAATGATGGTCGATGGGCTCACATCACTTGCGCGTTGTTTGTGCCTGAGGTTTATTTTGAGGATCCTGAAGGAAGGGAAGGGATTTGTTGCAGTGAGATACCGAGTAAGAGATGGAAAGATAGGTGTTATCTGTGTAAGGATAGGCGCGGGTGTGTTATTGAGTGTTCGGAGATGAGATGTCAGTTGGCTTTTCATGTTACTTGTGGGTTGAAGGAGGATCTTTGTATTGAGTATCGTGAAGGCAAGAAGACTTGTGGTATTGTTGTTGGTTTCTGCAATGAGCATACCAAACTATGGGAAAGG CAACAGGAAAGTGGGAAGTACAGGATTGTTGCTAGAGATGAAGATAAAAAGTAG
- the LOC104779402 gene encoding protein FLX-like 1, translating to MSGRNRGPPPPPSMNGGSYSGLQAPVHQQPPFVRGLGGGGGPVPPPPHPSMIDDGREAPQFRVDARGLPPQFSIMEDRLAAQNQDVQGLLADNQTVAAIHVALNQELEVAQHELQRIMHYIDSLRAEEEIMMREMYDKSMRSEMELREVDAMRAEIQKIRVDIKELTSGRQELNSQVHVMTQDLARLTSDLQQIPTLTAEIENTKQELQRARAAIDYEKKGYAENYEHGKIMEHKLVAMARELEKLRAEIANSESRAHATGPVGNPGGVAYGGGYGNPEAGYPVNPYQPNYVMNPAQAGVVGYYPPPYGPQAAWAGGYDPQQHQQQPQGQQGHQ from the exons ATGTCTGGAAGAAACCGTGGACCTCCTCCACCTCCTTCGATGAATGGTGGGTCTTACAGTGGCTTACAAGCTCCGGTTCACCAACAACCGCCTTTCGTTAGAGgcttaggaggaggaggaggaccagTGCCACCTCCGCCTCATCCTTCTATGATTGATGATGGTAGGGAAGCTCCACAGTTTAGGGTTGATGCAAGAGGTCTTCCTCCACAGTTTTCAATCATGGAGGATCGTCTCGCTGCTCAGAACCAAGATGTTCAGGGGTTACTTGCTGATAACCAGACTGTGGCTGCTATTCATGTGGCGCTGAATCAGGAACTTGAAGTTGCTCAGCATGAGTTGCAGAGAATTATGCATTACATTGATTCATTGAGAGCTGAGGAAGAGATCATGATGAGGGAGATGTATGATAAATCTATGCGGTCCGAGATGGAACTGCGTGAAGTTGATGCTATGCGAGCTGAGATTCAGAAGATTCGGGTGGATATTAAAGAGTTGACTTCTGGTAGGCAAGAACTCAACAGCCAGGTTCATGTGATGACTCAAGATTTGGCTAGACTTACATCAGATTTGCAGCAGATACCAACACTAACTGCTGAAATTGAGAACACAAAGCAAGAGTTGCAAAGAGCAAG AGCGGCTATTGATTATGAGAAGAAAGGGTATGCGGAAAATTACGAGCACGGCAAGATCATGGAGCATAAATTAGTTGCAATGGCTCGGGAACTGGAGAAGCTTCGAGCAGAGATTGCTAACTCAGAGTCGAGGGCTCATGCAACTGGCCCTGTTGGGAATCCTG gtGGAGTTGCTTATGGTGGTGGCTATGGAAATCCTGAGGCTGGGTATCCTGTGAATCCTTATCAACCCAACTATGTCATGAATCCA GCACAAGCAGGCGTTGTTGGCTATTATCCTCCTCCTTACGGACCGCAGGCTGCGTGGGCTGGTGGCTACGATCCGCAGCAACACCAGCAGCAGCCACAAGGACAACAAGGACATCAGTGA
- the LOC104779422 gene encoding uncharacterized protein LOC104779422 — MEALWELEDKLKLTTQEAVVILVGTAAAVTLLCIVAAFLNRNSRGKQVADAEWAFEAAFVSRAMEENRKCKWSKVKRTLMGSFCWSSGAKWMEMETLRPPPLPAAKERSLNAVDPVWQRPILMGEKCELPRFSGLILYDERGLPRHHPQLQEQVKQSSMVRTTLRDLL, encoded by the exons atgGAAGCCTTGTGGGAGTTGGAGGACAAACTGAAGCTAACAACACAAGAAGCAGTTGTGATCTTGGTCGGAACAGCGGCTGCAGTAACTTTACTCTGCATAGTCGCAGCGTTTCTCAACCGCAATTCTCGGGGGAAGCAAGTAGCAGACGCGGAGTGGGCGTTTGAAGCAGCGTTTGTATCGAGAGCTATGGAGGAAAATAGGAAATGTAAGTGGAGTAAAGTGAAGAGAACGTTGATGGGTTCGTTTTGTTGGAGCTCCGGAGCCAAGTGGATGGAGATGGAAACGCTAAGGCCGCCTCCATTGCCTGCGGCTAAAGAAAGGAGTCTTAACGCGGTTGATCCGGTTTGGCAGCGACCGATACTGATGGGTGAGAAATGTGAATTGCCACGGTTTAGCGGCCTTATATTGTATGATGAACGTGGCCTTCCGCGTCATCATCCTCAACTTCAAGAACAA GTAAAACAGAGTTCTATGGTAAGAACAACTCTGAGAGATTTGCTCTGA
- the LOC104779417 gene encoding bidirectional sugar transporter SWEET2, translating to MDVYTFNVSLSLCKDVAGIAGNIFAFGLFVSPMPTFRRIMRNKSTEQFSGLPYIYALVNCLICLWYGTPFISHSNTMLMTVNSVGATFQLCYIILFIMHTDKKNKMRMLGLLFVVFAVVGLIVSGSLQIPDQLTRWYFVGFLSCGSLVSMSASPLFVINLVIRTKSVEFMPFYLSLSTFLMSASFLLYGLFNWDAFVYIPNGIGTILGIVQLALYCYYHRNSTAEETKEPLIVSYV from the exons ATGGATGTATATACTTTCAATGTTTCTTTATCTCTGTGTAAAGATGTTGCCGGAATCGCAG GCAACATATTTGCATTTGGGCTATTCGTTTCACCAAT gCCAACGTTTAGGAGAATCATGAGGAACAAATCTACCGAGCAATTCTCGGGTTTACCATACATTTACGCTCTCGTAAACTGCTTGATCTGCCTTTGGTATGGCACACCTTTCATATCACACAGCAATACTATGCTTATGACTGTGAATTCTGTTGGAGCCACTTTTCAGCTTTGCTACATTATCCTCTTCATCATGCACACAGACAAGAAGAACAAG ATGAGGATGCTTGGTTTGctttttgtggtgtttgctgTGGTTGGATTGATTGTATCTGGAAGTTTGCAGATACCTGACCAGCTCACACGATGGTACTTTGTCGGGTTCTTGAGCTGCGGTTCTCTTGTCTCGATGTCTGCCTCACCTTTGTTTGTTATC AACCTAGTGATTCGGACTAAGAGCGTTGAGTTTATGcctttttatctctctctatcGACTTTCTTGATGAGTGCTTCCTTCTTACTTTACGGGTTATTCAACTGGGACGCCTTTGTTTAT ATACCAAATGGAATAGGAACTATTCTTGGTATAGTGCAGCTGGCTTTGTACTGTTACTACCACAGGAATTCTAcagcagaagaaacaaaagagccTCTGATTGTTTCTTATGTGTGA